Proteins encoded together in one Microbacterium oxydans window:
- a CDS encoding YczE/YyaS/YitT family protein produces MLLRAVLLPVAATSRRDLVERLGQLLLGLFLYGVALGFMVRGGIGVAPWDVLALGLAGQTGIGYGTMTVLVSIVVLLLWIPLRQRVGLGTVLNALLVGPSADLALAVIPAPASVWVGAPMFVFGLLLLAFATGLYIAADFGPGPRDGLMTGLVRQTGWPVWLVRTLIEGGVLLVGFLLGGPVGVGTVLFAFGVGPLIGWFLPRITRMREARSRQLGARRPS; encoded by the coding sequence ATGCTTCTCCGTGCTGTCCTCCTGCCCGTCGCCGCCACCAGTCGGCGCGACCTCGTCGAGCGTCTCGGGCAGCTCCTCCTGGGCCTGTTCCTCTACGGCGTCGCCCTCGGCTTCATGGTGCGCGGCGGCATCGGCGTCGCGCCGTGGGACGTGCTGGCGCTCGGCCTCGCCGGGCAGACGGGCATCGGCTACGGCACGATGACGGTGCTGGTCTCGATCGTGGTGCTGCTCCTGTGGATCCCCCTCCGTCAGCGCGTCGGGCTCGGCACCGTGCTGAACGCGCTCCTGGTGGGGCCCAGCGCCGATCTCGCACTCGCGGTGATCCCGGCGCCGGCCTCGGTGTGGGTCGGCGCACCGATGTTCGTCTTCGGCCTGCTGCTGCTGGCCTTCGCCACCGGACTCTACATCGCCGCCGACTTCGGTCCGGGGCCGCGCGACGGGCTGATGACCGGACTTGTGCGTCAGACGGGGTGGCCGGTGTGGCTCGTGCGCACGCTGATCGAGGGCGGCGTGCTGCTGGTCGGCTTCCTGCTCGGCGGCCCCGTCGGCGTGGGCACCGTGCTCTTCGCGTTCGGCGTCGGCCCGCTGATCGGCTGGTTCCTGCCGCGGATCACCCGGATGCGCGAAGCGCGCTCACGACAGCTCGGAGCACGGCGTCCGAGCTGA
- a CDS encoding ABC transporter ATP-binding protein: MPSALEFTDVVVRREGRNIIDHVTWEVDDDQRWVILGPNGAGKTTLLQLADTLMHPTSGTVTVLGETLGRTDVFEVRPRIGFASSAMAKRVPRDETVLNTVLTAAYSVLGRWNENYEDIDERRALRVLGDWRLDHLADRTFGTLSDGEQKRVQIARAVMTDPELLLLDEPTASLDLGSREELLALLSGYASSPTTPAMLMVTHHVEEIPVGFTHVMLLREGRVVAAGPIAETLTAEALTEAFGMPIVLSSAGGRYAARAAA, encoded by the coding sequence ATGCCGAGCGCTCTGGAATTCACCGACGTCGTCGTGCGCCGTGAGGGGCGCAACATCATCGATCACGTGACCTGGGAGGTCGACGACGATCAGCGATGGGTGATCCTCGGCCCGAACGGTGCGGGCAAGACCACGCTGCTGCAGCTGGCCGACACCCTCATGCACCCCACCTCGGGCACGGTCACCGTGCTGGGGGAGACCCTGGGGCGGACCGACGTGTTCGAGGTCCGGCCGCGTATCGGCTTCGCGTCGTCGGCCATGGCCAAGCGCGTCCCGCGCGACGAGACGGTCCTCAACACGGTGCTCACCGCGGCGTACTCCGTGCTCGGCCGCTGGAACGAGAACTACGAGGACATCGACGAGCGTCGCGCCCTTCGAGTGCTCGGCGACTGGCGCCTGGACCACCTGGCCGACCGCACGTTCGGCACGCTCAGCGACGGCGAGCAGAAGCGCGTGCAGATCGCCCGTGCCGTGATGACCGACCCGGAGCTGCTGCTGCTCGACGAGCCCACGGCTTCGCTCGACCTCGGCTCCCGGGAAGAGCTGCTCGCACTCCTGAGCGGCTACGCATCCTCGCCCACGACGCCGGCCATGCTGATGGTCACGCACCACGTCGAGGAGATCCCGGTCGGATTCACCCACGTGATGCTGCTCCGTGAGGGCCGGGTCGTCGCCGCGGGCCCGATCGCGGAGACCCTCACGGCGGAGGCGCTGACCGAGGCGTTCGGGATGCCGATCGTGCTCAGCAGCGCAGGCGGCCGCTACGCCGCCCGCGCGGCCGCCTGA
- a CDS encoding alpha/beta fold hydrolase, which produces MNMSTVIRQLLDLTVEEHTLTVPLVWGDPTDHRTIDIFARVVSREGGENLPYLVFLQGGPGHEAPRPFHSSTSPAWLDEALAHHRLVLLDQRGTGLSTPVGDHDLERGAAAVAEHLTHLRADAIVRDCEAMREHLGATTWSVLGQSFGGFTTLAYLSTDAASLDDVFITGGLSAVGRHPDDVYALCYDKMRTASERYYRRFPEHRDAMRRLVDAADAGDIVLPDGEVVSRSRLRSMGSALGTDDGWQTVWSLLERDPSSNAFRYDLMHAMPYDGRNPLYFAFHESSYADGHATRWSAERTEPADFREDPTLFTGEHVRRDWAETVPAFQPWREVALELAEFEWPSIYDAGAIAASEATGAAAVYVDDVYVPMEFSLETARLLPGVKLWVTSEHEHNGLRSGPVLSRLIDLAQGRRVR; this is translated from the coding sequence GTGAACATGAGCACCGTCATCCGTCAGCTGCTGGACCTCACCGTCGAGGAGCACACGCTCACCGTCCCCCTGGTCTGGGGAGACCCCACCGACCACCGCACGATCGACATCTTCGCGCGCGTCGTCTCCCGGGAAGGCGGTGAGAACCTCCCCTACCTGGTGTTCCTGCAGGGCGGGCCTGGCCACGAGGCCCCGCGCCCGTTCCACTCGTCGACCTCGCCGGCCTGGCTCGACGAGGCGCTCGCCCACCACCGTCTGGTCCTCCTCGATCAGCGCGGCACGGGGCTCTCCACCCCGGTCGGCGACCACGATCTCGAGCGCGGCGCCGCCGCTGTCGCCGAACACCTCACCCACCTCCGCGCGGATGCGATCGTGCGGGACTGCGAGGCGATGCGCGAGCACCTCGGCGCCACCACCTGGAGCGTGCTGGGGCAGTCGTTCGGCGGCTTCACCACGCTGGCGTACCTCTCGACGGATGCCGCTTCCCTCGACGACGTGTTCATCACCGGCGGTCTCAGTGCCGTCGGACGACACCCCGACGACGTCTATGCGCTCTGCTACGACAAGATGCGCACGGCCTCGGAGCGCTACTACCGCCGCTTCCCGGAGCACCGCGATGCCATGCGCCGCCTCGTCGACGCGGCCGACGCCGGCGACATCGTCCTCCCCGACGGCGAGGTCGTCTCCCGGTCGCGGCTGCGGTCGATGGGCTCCGCGCTCGGCACCGATGACGGCTGGCAGACGGTCTGGTCGCTGCTGGAGCGGGATCCCTCCTCCAACGCGTTCCGGTACGACCTGATGCATGCGATGCCGTACGACGGCCGCAACCCTCTCTACTTCGCATTCCACGAGTCCAGCTACGCCGACGGGCACGCCACCCGCTGGTCCGCCGAGCGCACCGAGCCCGCCGACTTCCGCGAGGATCCCACGCTCTTCACGGGCGAGCACGTGCGCCGCGACTGGGCGGAGACGGTGCCGGCCTTCCAGCCGTGGCGCGAGGTCGCCCTCGAGCTCGCGGAGTTCGAGTGGCCGAGCATCTACGACGCCGGAGCGATCGCCGCCTCCGAGGCCACCGGAGCCGCCGCGGTCTACGTCGACGACGTGTACGTGCCCATGGAGTTCTCCCTCGAGACCGCGCGCCTGCTGCCCGGCGTGAAGCTCTGGGTGACGAGCGAGCACGAGCACAACGGACTGCGCAGCGGACCGGTGCTCTCGCGTCTGATCGACCTCGCCCAGGGCCGCCGCGTCCGCTGA
- the glgA gene encoding glycogen synthase has product MRVEMITKEYPPEVYGGAGVHVAELVAALREHVDVRVRAFGSPREESGTFAYRTPSELAGANAALQTLGTDLEIVSAISDADLVHSHTWYANFAGHLAAQLHGIPHVLTAHSLEPLRPWKAEQLGGGYAISSGIERLAYENAAAVIAVSAGMRADILRSYPQVDPAKVRVIHNGIDVERWRPVQDAAFLQSIGMDPTRPSVVFVGRITRQKGLPYLLQAARLLPPEVQLMLCAGAPDTPEIMAEVQEGVRLLQESRDGVIWIERMLPRDELSAILTAATTFVCPSVYEPLGIVNLEAMACGAAVVGTATGGIPEVVADGVTGRLVPIEQLQDGTGTPVDPERYVADLAAVLTEVAMDPERARAYGEAGRERARDDFSWAAIAETTRALYAELTA; this is encoded by the coding sequence ATGCGAGTCGAAATGATCACGAAGGAGTACCCGCCCGAGGTCTACGGCGGTGCCGGCGTGCATGTCGCGGAACTCGTCGCCGCACTCCGCGAGCACGTCGATGTGCGGGTCCGCGCGTTCGGCTCACCGCGTGAGGAGTCGGGGACGTTCGCGTACCGGACGCCCTCGGAACTCGCCGGCGCGAACGCTGCGCTGCAGACCCTCGGCACCGATCTGGAGATCGTCTCGGCGATCTCGGATGCCGATCTCGTGCACAGCCACACCTGGTACGCGAACTTCGCCGGGCATCTCGCCGCGCAGCTGCACGGGATCCCGCATGTGCTGACCGCGCACAGCCTCGAGCCGCTGCGCCCCTGGAAGGCCGAGCAGCTCGGCGGCGGGTACGCGATCTCCAGCGGCATCGAGCGACTCGCCTACGAGAACGCCGCCGCGGTGATCGCCGTGAGTGCGGGGATGCGCGCGGACATCCTGCGCAGCTACCCCCAGGTCGACCCCGCGAAGGTGCGCGTGATCCACAACGGCATCGACGTCGAGCGGTGGCGTCCCGTGCAGGATGCGGCGTTCCTGCAGTCGATCGGGATGGACCCCACCCGGCCGTCGGTCGTGTTCGTGGGCCGCATCACGAGGCAGAAGGGGCTGCCGTATCTGCTCCAGGCCGCCCGTCTCCTGCCGCCCGAGGTGCAGCTCATGCTGTGCGCGGGGGCGCCGGACACTCCGGAGATCATGGCGGAGGTGCAGGAAGGGGTCCGACTGCTGCAGGAGAGCCGCGACGGCGTCATCTGGATCGAGCGGATGCTCCCGCGCGACGAGCTGTCGGCGATCCTCACCGCGGCGACGACGTTCGTGTGCCCGTCGGTGTACGAGCCGCTGGGGATCGTCAACCTCGAGGCGATGGCCTGCGGCGCCGCCGTCGTGGGAACCGCGACCGGCGGGATCCCCGAGGTCGTCGCCGACGGTGTCACCGGGCGGCTCGTGCCGATCGAGCAACTGCAGGACGGCACCGGCACGCCCGTCGATCCGGAGCGCTACGTGGCCGATCTGGCCGCGGTGCTCACCGAGGTGGCGATGGATCCCGAGCGGGCGCGTGCGTACGGGGAGGCCGGTCGGGAACGTGCGCGCGACGACTTCAGCTGGGCGGCGATCGCCGAGACGACGCGCGCGCTCTACGCGGAGCTGACCGCCTGA
- a CDS encoding type B 50S ribosomal protein L31 translates to MKTDIHPEYKAVVFRDLGSGETFLTRSTVSSDKTIELDGVEYPVIDVEISSASHPFYTGKQRIMDSAGRVEKFNQRFKGFGGSSK, encoded by the coding sequence ATGAAGACTGACATTCACCCCGAGTACAAGGCAGTCGTGTTCCGCGACCTCGGCTCGGGAGAGACGTTTCTCACCCGTTCGACCGTCTCCAGCGACAAGACCATCGAGCTGGACGGCGTGGAGTACCCGGTGATCGACGTCGAGATCTCCTCGGCATCGCACCCGTTCTACACGGGCAAGCAGCGCATCATGGACTCGGCCGGTCGCGTCGAGAAGTTCAACCAGCGCTTCAAGGGCTTCGGCGGCTCGTCCAAGTAA
- a CDS encoding PLP-dependent aminotransferase family protein gives MGSRLVAQLGAHTVAGATAAALADHVRALVLDGRLTVGERLPSERALALELRRSRSTITRAYGLLEADGYVSRLHGGSTRVTLPHGHTAPSGDADDDAIDLSIASMDSTPGLYDATVRSLPRLAALRGTSGYSLRGLPELREAVAQRFRDRGAPTSADEIIITSGALNAVNLILTAIGRRGERALVEQPTFPHALEALHRHGYRLLPTPVDVDGWDTRHLTDTLLSARPHVAYLIPDFHNPTGATLPDEERSRVVTTARNVGTHLLVDETTTELDIDRGWAPAPMAASGPNVITVGSMSKIAWGGMRIGWIRAERSIIARLLAVRPSFELGTALLEQCIAVELLADMPALTSHVRRRLRAGRNAVEDGVTGIPGFRMPPTPGGLSAWVDIGAPLSTSLSLAARDRGLVLPPGPRFTTGGVLERRLRIPITLPPARMDEAMRRLSLAWGDVRGGTSSDLAELPHAAVI, from the coding sequence ATGGGATCACGACTCGTCGCACAGCTCGGAGCGCACACCGTCGCCGGCGCGACGGCGGCAGCCCTGGCGGACCACGTCCGCGCGCTCGTCCTCGACGGCCGCCTGACGGTCGGCGAGCGTCTGCCGAGCGAACGCGCTCTCGCCCTCGAACTGCGGCGGTCGCGCTCGACGATCACGCGTGCCTACGGGCTGCTGGAGGCCGACGGCTACGTCTCCCGACTGCACGGCGGGAGCACACGCGTCACGCTCCCCCACGGCCACACCGCCCCGAGCGGCGACGCCGACGACGACGCCATCGACCTGTCGATCGCGTCGATGGATTCGACGCCGGGGCTGTACGACGCGACGGTGCGATCGCTCCCCCGCCTCGCGGCGCTGCGCGGCACGAGCGGCTACTCGCTGCGCGGGCTCCCCGAACTCCGGGAGGCCGTCGCGCAGCGATTCCGGGATCGCGGAGCTCCCACCTCCGCGGACGAGATCATCATCACATCCGGCGCCCTCAACGCGGTCAACCTCATCCTCACCGCGATCGGACGGCGGGGCGAGAGGGCACTGGTCGAGCAGCCGACCTTCCCGCACGCCCTGGAGGCACTGCACCGCCACGGGTACCGACTGCTCCCCACGCCGGTCGACGTCGACGGCTGGGACACGCGGCACCTCACCGACACGCTGCTCAGCGCACGACCCCACGTGGCCTACCTGATCCCCGACTTCCACAACCCGACCGGCGCCACGCTTCCCGACGAGGAGCGGTCACGTGTCGTGACGACGGCCCGGAACGTGGGGACGCATCTCCTCGTCGACGAGACCACCACCGAACTCGACATCGACCGCGGATGGGCGCCGGCGCCGATGGCCGCGAGCGGGCCGAACGTCATCACCGTCGGCTCGATGTCGAAGATCGCGTGGGGCGGGATGCGCATCGGCTGGATCCGCGCGGAGCGTTCGATCATCGCCCGCCTGCTCGCCGTGCGCCCCTCCTTCGAGCTCGGCACCGCGCTGCTGGAGCAGTGCATCGCCGTCGAGCTGCTCGCCGACATGCCCGCCCTCACCTCGCACGTCCGCCGGCGTCTGCGTGCGGGCCGGAACGCGGTCGAGGACGGTGTCACCGGGATCCCGGGCTTCCGGATGCCGCCCACTCCGGGTGGTCTCTCCGCCTGGGTCGACATCGGCGCCCCCCTCTCGACCTCGCTGTCGCTCGCCGCCCGGGATCGAGGTCTCGTCCTCCCGCCCGGGCCGCGCTTCACGACCGGTGGCGTGCTGGAGCGCCGACTCCGCATCCCCATCACCCTGCCGCCCGCCCGCATGGACGAGGCGATGCGTCGGCTGTCCCTCGCCTGGGGCGACGTGCGCGGCGGGACCTCGTCCGACCTCGCCGAGCTTCCGCACGCGGCGGTGATCTGA
- a CDS encoding DUF262 domain-containing protein translates to MSTATNVEATAVNTIEWLAAGTTTIVVPVYQRQYRWDIGGCERLLSDIRAVAREDEAHRHFIGSILSAEDGVSNDADLILIDGQQRITTLMLLVAALHHAVRDTDPSLAAALERVLVRSDDPGRTKLRPHDAWADLYESVVLDRRDDADRESRFDDNYAFFRSQIHVDEVPLIWRGLQKLEHVSITLGAQANAQQIFESLNSTGEPLRDHELIHNYILMGLSHAEQVDVEARFWVPIERHTGEAIGAFWRHYLVRVTGREVAANGEHGVYSAFRQSFPRVDVAHLQADAEEWRHFAEIYGILLDPSKERDPEIARQLRHVNTFGRSSYPLVMSAYSDHVRGVIDRSELIETLEWLQALYLRRALVNLPAERLVARLCRARRDGRDALARAFARITPSDERVSAVLKYSELPHPAYVLGRLEGVDDLDAFDIEHIVPTVPGDTWSGDGERAWIEYSEDEQNSHRALAPTLGNLTLLEQPLTERVFGASFPAKRAEAYARSSVPATRELAEVGVWNTAAITRRTVALTSDLIRIWARPALPEIDDDGLTPILDAVRRRGWPTGWEREFDYVEYRGERWEVPDVKYLFNRVFRRAWTDTRDAALAYCAAHGGPIYQDMAWKGQWDELDEDHFLYMGWDSNYMMTAVQGVLEESGIASEVFVKYSYIGNVM, encoded by the coding sequence ATGAGCACCGCGACCAACGTCGAGGCGACAGCAGTCAACACGATCGAGTGGCTCGCGGCGGGGACCACCACCATCGTCGTCCCCGTGTATCAGCGGCAGTACCGGTGGGACATCGGCGGCTGCGAACGCCTCCTCTCCGACATCCGCGCCGTCGCCCGCGAGGACGAGGCGCACCGGCACTTCATCGGGTCGATCCTCTCCGCCGAGGACGGCGTGTCGAACGATGCCGACCTGATCCTCATCGACGGCCAGCAGCGCATCACGACGCTGATGCTCCTCGTCGCCGCCCTGCATCACGCCGTCCGTGACACCGATCCCTCCCTGGCCGCGGCTCTCGAGCGGGTCCTCGTGCGCTCGGATGACCCCGGTCGCACCAAGCTGCGTCCGCACGATGCGTGGGCCGACCTGTACGAGTCCGTCGTGCTCGACCGACGCGACGACGCCGACCGCGAGTCGCGCTTCGACGACAACTACGCGTTCTTCCGCAGTCAGATCCACGTCGACGAGGTCCCGCTCATCTGGCGGGGGCTGCAGAAGCTCGAGCACGTGTCGATCACCCTCGGCGCCCAGGCGAACGCGCAGCAGATCTTCGAGAGCCTGAACTCGACCGGTGAGCCGCTGCGCGACCACGAGCTCATCCACAACTACATCCTGATGGGCCTGAGCCACGCGGAGCAGGTCGACGTGGAGGCGCGCTTCTGGGTACCCATCGAGCGCCACACCGGTGAGGCGATCGGTGCCTTCTGGCGGCACTACCTCGTCCGCGTCACCGGCCGCGAGGTGGCGGCGAACGGCGAGCACGGCGTCTACAGCGCGTTCCGGCAGTCGTTCCCGCGCGTCGACGTCGCGCACCTGCAGGCGGACGCGGAGGAGTGGCGGCACTTCGCCGAGATCTACGGCATCCTCCTCGACCCGTCGAAGGAGAGAGATCCGGAGATCGCACGACAGCTGCGCCATGTGAACACCTTCGGCCGCTCGTCGTACCCGCTCGTCATGAGCGCCTACAGCGATCACGTCCGCGGTGTCATCGATCGCTCCGAGCTCATCGAGACCCTGGAGTGGCTCCAGGCGCTGTACCTCCGCCGCGCCCTGGTGAACCTGCCGGCCGAACGCCTCGTCGCCCGCCTCTGCCGAGCACGCCGCGACGGCCGTGACGCGCTCGCCCGCGCCTTCGCGCGCATCACTCCGTCCGACGAGCGCGTGAGCGCGGTACTGAAGTACAGCGAGCTCCCCCACCCCGCCTACGTGCTCGGTCGCCTCGAGGGCGTGGACGACCTCGACGCGTTCGACATCGAGCACATCGTCCCGACCGTCCCCGGCGACACCTGGTCGGGCGACGGCGAGCGAGCGTGGATCGAGTACTCCGAAGACGAGCAGAACAGCCACCGGGCACTCGCCCCGACCCTCGGCAACCTGACCCTGCTGGAGCAGCCCCTGACCGAGCGGGTGTTCGGCGCGTCGTTCCCCGCGAAGCGCGCCGAGGCGTATGCGCGCAGCTCCGTGCCGGCGACGCGGGAGCTCGCCGAGGTCGGTGTGTGGAACACGGCGGCGATCACACGGCGCACGGTCGCGCTGACGTCCGATCTGATCCGGATCTGGGCCCGACCCGCGCTGCCCGAGATCGACGACGACGGCCTCACGCCCATCCTCGATGCGGTGCGGCGCCGTGGCTGGCCGACGGGGTGGGAGCGCGAGTTCGACTACGTCGAGTACCGCGGTGAGCGCTGGGAGGTCCCCGACGTGAAGTACCTGTTCAACCGGGTCTTCCGTCGAGCCTGGACCGACACGAGGGACGCCGCGCTGGCCTACTGCGCCGCCCACGGCGGTCCGATCTACCAGGACATGGCCTGGAAGGGACAATGGGATGAGCTCGACGAAGACCACTTCCTCTACATGGGCTGGGACTCCAACTACATGATGACCGCTGTGCAGGGTGTGCTCGAGGAGTCGGGCATCGCCTCGGAGGTCTTCGTCAAGTACTCCTACATCGGAAATGTGATGTGA
- a CDS encoding beta-ketoacyl-ACP synthase III produces MSVTLAQVTGPAYTRIYSYGAARGENAVPNDDLIGPIDSSDEWIRQRTGIITRARADKGTDAIDLATTAAAEAIEKSGVPADQVDLVIVATISNPKQTPSVSAIVADRVGANPAAAYDINAACAGYAYAIAQADALIKAGAARYALVIGTEKLSDVVDPTDRSISFLLGDGAGAALIGPSDTPGIAPAVWGSDGSKADAVGMNATLTEFRDGEVPWPTLRQEGQTVFRWAVWEMAKVAREALDRAGVEPTDIAAFIPHQANMRIIDEFAKQLKLPETTVIARDIETTGNTSAASIPLASHRLMAEHPELSGGLALQIGFGAGLVFAAQVVVLP; encoded by the coding sequence ATGAGCGTCACCCTCGCCCAGGTCACCGGTCCCGCCTACACCCGCATCTACTCCTACGGCGCCGCCCGTGGGGAGAACGCCGTGCCGAACGACGACCTGATCGGGCCGATCGACTCCAGCGACGAGTGGATCCGCCAGCGCACCGGCATCATCACCCGTGCCCGTGCCGACAAGGGTACCGACGCGATCGACCTCGCGACCACCGCGGCGGCCGAGGCCATCGAGAAGTCGGGCGTCCCGGCGGACCAGGTCGATCTCGTGATCGTCGCGACCATCAGCAACCCGAAGCAGACCCCGTCGGTTTCGGCGATCGTCGCCGACCGCGTGGGCGCGAACCCGGCGGCCGCCTATGACATCAACGCGGCCTGCGCCGGCTACGCGTACGCGATCGCCCAGGCGGACGCACTGATCAAGGCCGGCGCTGCGCGCTACGCCCTGGTGATCGGCACCGAGAAGCTCTCCGACGTCGTCGACCCGACCGACCGCAGCATCTCGTTCCTCCTCGGCGACGGGGCGGGCGCGGCACTGATCGGTCCGAGCGACACGCCGGGCATCGCACCCGCGGTGTGGGGTTCGGACGGTTCCAAGGCCGACGCCGTGGGCATGAACGCCACGCTCACCGAGTTCCGCGACGGCGAGGTGCCGTGGCCCACGCTCCGCCAGGAGGGCCAGACGGTCTTCCGCTGGGCGGTGTGGGAGATGGCCAAGGTCGCCCGCGAGGCGCTCGACCGAGCGGGCGTCGAGCCCACCGACATCGCCGCGTTCATCCCCCACCAGGCGAACATGCGCATCATCGACGAGTTCGCCAAGCAGCTGAAGCTCCCCGAGACCACGGTGATCGCCCGCGACATCGAGACCACGGGCAACACGTCGGCCGCATCGATCCCCCTCGCCAGCCACCGCCTGATGGCCGAGCACCCCGAGCTCTCGGGTGGACTCGCGTTGCAGATCGGCTTCGGCGCAGGACTCGTGTTCGCCGCACAGGTCGTCGTCCTTCCCTGA
- a CDS encoding DUF3145 domain-containing protein — MATAYARGVVFIHSAPRALCPHLEWAVGRAIGRAVNFDWTEQPVLDGARRAEFYWDGPVGTGAALATSIRGWEHLRFEVTEDPTPRSDGGRWLHTPDLGIHYAQTDAAGNIVIGEDRIRYAMEIAAGSATELQRELDIALGSAWDEELEPFRHASDDARVVWLHKVG, encoded by the coding sequence ATGGCGACGGCTTACGCACGCGGAGTGGTGTTCATCCACTCTGCGCCTCGCGCGCTCTGCCCGCACCTCGAATGGGCGGTGGGTCGCGCTATCGGGCGTGCGGTGAACTTCGACTGGACCGAGCAGCCCGTCCTCGACGGCGCGCGCCGCGCGGAGTTCTACTGGGACGGCCCTGTCGGCACCGGTGCTGCCCTCGCGACGTCGATCCGCGGGTGGGAGCACCTCCGCTTCGAGGTGACCGAAGACCCCACGCCCCGCAGCGACGGCGGCCGCTGGCTGCACACGCCCGACCTTGGCATCCACTACGCCCAGACCGATGCCGCCGGCAACATCGTCATCGGCGAGGACCGCATCCGCTACGCGATGGAGATCGCCGCCGGGAGCGCGACCGAGCTGCAGCGCGAGCTCGACATCGCACTCGGCTCCGCCTGGGACGAGGAGCTCGAGCCGTTCCGTCACGCCAGCGACGACGCCAGGGTCGTCTGGCTCCACAAGGTCGGGTAG
- a CDS encoding acyl carrier protein, with protein sequence MAFTNDEVLAGLAELITDETGINASEVALEKSFTDDLDIDSISMMTIVVNAEEKFGVTIPDDEVKNLKTVGDAVNFIVAGQE encoded by the coding sequence ATGGCTTTCACCAACGATGAGGTCCTCGCTGGCCTCGCAGAGCTCATCACCGACGAGACCGGCATCAACGCCTCCGAGGTCGCCCTCGAGAAGTCGTTCACCGACGACCTCGACATCGACTCCATCTCGATGATGACGATCGTCGTCAACGCCGAGGAGAAGTTCGGCGTCACCATCCCCGACGACGAGGTCAAGAACCTGAAGACCGTCGGCGACGCCGTCAACTTCATCGTCGCGGGCCAGGAGTAA
- a CDS encoding beta-ketoacyl-[acyl-carrier-protein] synthase family protein yields the protein MTKRIVVTGIGATSAIGGTAPENWTNLLAGMSGTRTLEHDWVQQYELPVTFAAEAIVRPEEVLPRHEAKRLDPSSQFALIAAREAWEDAGSPEVAPERLGIDFATGIGGLWTLLDAWDTLREKGPRRVMPLTVPMLMPNAAAGNLSLQFQARAYAQTVVSACASSTESIIHAYHHLQDGLADVVIAGGTESAIHPITMASFASAQALSRRNDDPAHASRPGAIDRDGFVMGEGAAVLILETEEHAKARGAKIYGYVLGGGVTADAYHITGNDPEGNGAARAVTQALEEAGITADQVTHINAHATSTPVGDPNEYVALRKVFGDRIDEIPVSATKASTGHLLGGTGALEAIFSLLALRDRVAPPTINMTEPDPAVPFRLSGEPAPLGEGPQIAISNSFGFGGHNAVLVVASAD from the coding sequence ATGACCAAGCGCATCGTCGTCACCGGCATCGGCGCCACGTCCGCCATCGGCGGCACGGCCCCGGAGAACTGGACGAACCTGCTGGCCGGAATGTCCGGCACCCGCACGCTCGAACACGACTGGGTCCAGCAGTACGAGCTGCCCGTCACCTTCGCCGCCGAGGCGATCGTCCGCCCCGAAGAGGTGCTCCCCCGCCACGAGGCCAAGCGCCTCGACCCCTCGTCGCAGTTCGCGCTGATCGCCGCGCGCGAGGCGTGGGAGGATGCTGGTTCCCCCGAGGTCGCCCCCGAGCGCCTCGGCATCGACTTCGCCACCGGTATCGGTGGCCTCTGGACGCTTCTGGACGCCTGGGACACGCTGCGCGAGAAGGGCCCCCGCCGGGTCATGCCGCTCACGGTCCCCATGCTCATGCCGAACGCCGCCGCAGGGAACCTGTCGCTGCAGTTTCAGGCCCGCGCCTACGCGCAGACCGTGGTCAGCGCGTGCGCATCGAGCACCGAGTCGATCATCCACGCGTACCACCACCTGCAGGACGGTCTCGCCGACGTCGTGATCGCCGGTGGCACCGAGTCCGCGATCCACCCGATCACGATGGCCTCCTTCGCCTCGGCGCAGGCGCTCTCGCGTCGCAACGACGACCCCGCCCACGCCTCCCGCCCCGGCGCGATCGACCGTGACGGCTTCGTCATGGGCGAGGGTGCCGCCGTGCTGATCCTCGAGACCGAGGAGCACGCCAAGGCCCGCGGCGCCAAGATCTACGGCTACGTGCTGGGCGGCGGCGTCACGGCCGACGCGTACCACATCACCGGGAACGACCCCGAGGGCAACGGTGCGGCTCGCGCCGTCACGCAGGCGCTCGAGGAGGCCGGCATCACCGCCGACCAGGTCACCCACATCAACGCGCACGCGACCTCGACGCCGGTCGGCGACCCGAACGAGTACGTCGCCCTGAGGAAGGTCTTCGGCGACCGGATCGACGAGATCCCCGTCTCCGCGACGAAGGCATCCACCGGGCACCTGCTCGGCGGCACCGGCGCCCTCGAGGCGATCTTCTCCCTCCTCGCGCTGCGCGACCGCGTGGCGCCGCCGACGATCAACATGACCGAGCCCGACCCGGCCGTGCCGTTCCGTCTCTCCGGCGAGCCGGCCCCGCTCGGCGAGGGTCCGCAGATCGCCATCAGCAACTCCTTCGGGTTCGGCGGACACAACGCCGTCCTGGTGGTCGCCAGCGCCGACTGA